One genomic region from Tigriopus californicus strain San Diego chromosome 4, Tcal_SD_v2.1, whole genome shotgun sequence encodes:
- the LOC131879684 gene encoding uncharacterized protein LOC131879684 isoform X1: MMSRGVNRFSYSRTGLGIVVGLTGLAIQPAMAFLPSWSDLFSSLRPFQDPTESPEDMGLDEESARLGFVQLNSGTNSFNTTLNLTGHILLGLGIASALLARMFLEALKGDSNQGGYSSGSGSGYGRRKVPVDALINTSIDLSALLVFSLLVTLVWSTFLMITYIGWYGPFKPFMSLHPSHRRRPHRYRDEPHFDDFHRRSLSPNGTLDEMTQLIPPLLEKLEDRLRLSGLDEDDCLTQTVCEANRPQLEFSFNTLGDAIRDIHGIILENMEQESEESLENDEIVIRHLNALTIGLEGKDCKMAYPKCSKPYQELMRILHS; encoded by the exons ATGATGTCCAGGGGCGTGAATCGATTTTCATATTCTCGAACGGGATTGGGGATCGTGGTGGGACTTACAGGATTGGCCATTCAACCGGCCATGGCCTTTTTACCCAGCTGGTCTGACTTGTTCTCGTCACTAAGGCCTTTTCAAGACCCCACGGAGAGTCCAGAGGACATGGGCTTGGATGAGGAATCGGCTCGATTGGGCTTTGTTCAG CTGAACAGTGGGACAAATAGCTTTAATACCACCCTCAACTTGACTGGCCACATCCTCTTGGGTTTGGGGATTGCTTCAGCCCTCTTGGCCAGGATGTTTCTAGAAGCCCTCAAAGGAGACTCCAATCAAGGAGGATACTCCTCTGGAAGTGGGAGTGGCTATGGGCGGAGGAAG GTCCCGGTTGATGCTCTCATCAATACCAGCATAGATCTCAGTGCTCTTTTGGTTTTCAGTCTCCTGGTCACCCTGGTGTGGTCCACTTTTCTTATGATTACTTACATTGGCTGGTATGGGCCTTTTAAACCCTTCATGAGCCTCCACCCGTCACATAGGCGAAGGCCTCATCGCTACAGGGATGAACCCCACTTCGATGACTTCCACAGG CGCTCTTTGTCTCCAAATGGAACTTTAGACGAAATGACCCAACTCATTCCTCCTTTACTGGAGAAACTCGAGGACAGACTGAGGCTGTCGGGCTTGGACGAGGATGACTGCCTTACACAAACCGTTTGTGAAGCGAATCGACCTCAGCTGGAATTTAGCTTTAACACACTTGGAGACGCTATCCGAGATATTCACGG AATCATCCTTGAAAACATGGAACAGGAGTCAGAGGAGtcccttgaaaatgatgagattgttATCCGCCATTTGAATGCTCTAACCATTGGCTTAGAGGGAAAGGACTGCAAGATGGCCTATCCCAAATGTTCCAAACCTTATCAGGAATTAATGAGGATCCTCCATTCATAA
- the LOC131879684 gene encoding uncharacterized protein LOC131879684 isoform X2 — translation MMSRGVNRFSYSRTGLGIVVGLTGLAIQPAMAFLPSWSDLFSSLRPFQDPTESPEDMGLDEESARLGFVQLNSGTNSFNTTLNLTGHILLGLGIASALLARMFLEALKGDSNQGGYSSGSGSGYGRRKRSLSPNGTLDEMTQLIPPLLEKLEDRLRLSGLDEDDCLTQTVCEANRPQLEFSFNTLGDAIRDIHGIILENMEQESEESLENDEIVIRHLNALTIGLEGKDCKMAYPKCSKPYQELMRILHS, via the exons ATGATGTCCAGGGGCGTGAATCGATTTTCATATTCTCGAACGGGATTGGGGATCGTGGTGGGACTTACAGGATTGGCCATTCAACCGGCCATGGCCTTTTTACCCAGCTGGTCTGACTTGTTCTCGTCACTAAGGCCTTTTCAAGACCCCACGGAGAGTCCAGAGGACATGGGCTTGGATGAGGAATCGGCTCGATTGGGCTTTGTTCAG CTGAACAGTGGGACAAATAGCTTTAATACCACCCTCAACTTGACTGGCCACATCCTCTTGGGTTTGGGGATTGCTTCAGCCCTCTTGGCCAGGATGTTTCTAGAAGCCCTCAAAGGAGACTCCAATCAAGGAGGATACTCCTCTGGAAGTGGGAGTGGCTATGGGCGGAGGAAG CGCTCTTTGTCTCCAAATGGAACTTTAGACGAAATGACCCAACTCATTCCTCCTTTACTGGAGAAACTCGAGGACAGACTGAGGCTGTCGGGCTTGGACGAGGATGACTGCCTTACACAAACCGTTTGTGAAGCGAATCGACCTCAGCTGGAATTTAGCTTTAACACACTTGGAGACGCTATCCGAGATATTCACGG AATCATCCTTGAAAACATGGAACAGGAGTCAGAGGAGtcccttgaaaatgatgagattgttATCCGCCATTTGAATGCTCTAACCATTGGCTTAGAGGGAAAGGACTGCAAGATGGCCTATCCCAAATGTTCCAAACCTTATCAGGAATTAATGAGGATCCTCCATTCATAA